The Thermoanaerobaculia bacterium region GGATGATGCGGGATCGATACGATTTCTCGAAGGGTGTGCGCGGCCCGATCCTACCGCCGGAGCCCGGCAAGACACGCATCACCATCCGGCTCGACAACGAGATCCTGGAATGGTTCCGCGCCGTCGTCGACCGCGCCGGCGGCGGCAACTACCAGACCCTGATCAACAACGCCCTCTGCGAGCACATCCGTCGCACCGACGAGC contains the following coding sequences:
- a CDS encoding BrnA antitoxin family protein, which encodes MRDRYDFSKGVRGPILPPEPGKTRITIRLDNEILEWFRAVVDRAGGGNYQTLINNALCEHIRRTDEPLEATLRRVVREELAGRK